A window of the Henckelia pumila isolate YLH828 chromosome 3, ASM3356847v2, whole genome shotgun sequence genome harbors these coding sequences:
- the LOC140888782 gene encoding uncharacterized protein, with product MDPEEIAKRVGRLKLSQSNNEAPRIISKDQSNFGQQKLDSCLVGKVFSAKVINRETFRVQMPRILQAKNSVKIKVIGENLLFLDFASMTDRRRALMDGPWTFFKDLIVFKAPMGLQKSTDMVFDEIPVWVQCHNVPLAFMQDSIIRNIAEGIGRVIEIDSEEDGRCSGKFARVRVILDITKPLRQGIWVKTENMMEEICILLLYERLPNFCFKCGRLGHMQRDYEEKTGVEYEPPFGNWIRALPFSGDRKFQSSKSNSSDSTETPSMHSKDGLENSDDVLALFNSPQNGKERGVSHQLSELAEHGESNEEKIPANLDKVDVNLTETERVLDSKSDQPVKNILILESMNNEGKWK from the coding sequence ATGGATCCGGAAGAAATAGCAAAGAGGGTGGGAAGATTGAAGTTATCTCAGAGCAACAATGAAGCTCCTCGAATTATCTCCAAAGACCAGTCAAATTTTGGGCAACAAAAGCTGGATTCTTGTCTTGTGGGTAAGGTGTTCTCTGCTAAGGTAATTAACCGTGAAACGTTTAGAGTCCAAATGCCACGTATCCTTCAAGCGAAGAATTCGGTGAAAATAAAAGTAATTGGGGAAAATCTGTTATTTCTAGATTTTGCCTCTATGACTGATCGACGGCGTGCTCTGATGGATGGACCATGGACATTCTTCAAGGATCTGATAGTTTTTAAAGCACCAATGGGTTTGCAGAAATCGACGGATAtggtatttgatgaaatacctGTGTGGGTGCAATGTCACAATGTTCCATTAGCTTTTATGCAAGACTCAATTATTCGAAATATAGCGGAGGGAATAGGTAGGGTAATTGAGATTGATTCAGAAGAGGATGGCCGGTGTTCCGGAAAATTTGCTCGAGTAAGAGTAATTCTGGATATAACAAAACCGTTGCGACAAGGTATTTGGGTGAAAACTGAAAATATGATGGAAGAAATCTGTATATTATTACTGTATGAACGTCTACCGAACTTCTGTTTTAAGTGTGGAAGATTGGGTCATATGCAAAGGGACTATGAGGAGAAGACTGGAGTGGAATATGAGCCCCCTTTTGGCAATTGGATTCGGGCATTACCTTTTTCAGGAGACAGGAAATTTCAGTCGTCTAAAAGTAATAGTTCTGATAGTACAGAAACACCAAGTATGCATTCGAAGGATGGGCTGGAAAATTCGGATGATGTTTTGGCCTTGTTTAATTCACCTCAAAACGGCAAGGAGAGAGGAGTTTCTCATCAACTAAGTGAATTGGCTGAACATGGTGAAAGCAATGAAGAGAAGATTCCAGCAAACTTGGATAAGGTGGATGTGAATTTAACTGAAACAGAGAGGGTACTGGACAGTAAAAGTGACCAGCCTGTTAAGAACATTTTGATTCTTGAGAGTATGAACAATGAGGGGAAATGGAAGTGA
- the LOC140891036 gene encoding uncharacterized protein, producing the protein MKTSQKPFIFLLHILLFALLPFKIESSARTEAEELVKWKRSGLSPASSLNSWSLNNVRSLCRWTGIRCNAGGSVSAINLSDANLSGRLEVIDFSSFPSLTSFNLNGNNFGGSIPSSIGNLSRITFLDLSNNLFNGIIPPEIGNLKEIEYISLYNNSLNGMVPYQIGNFRKVRFLDFGSNFLESGDWSRIRGFPLLTHLSLFDNSLTLEFPGFISSCPNLTFLDLSVNNFTGQIPESVFKNLLQLEYLILTTNSFQGSLLANLTNLSKLKDIRLANNFFSGSIPDSIHLISGLQILDLSNNSFKGSIPSSLGNLRELEYLDLQMNGFNSTIPFELGQCTNLTYLALAVNSLTGPLPSSFSNLTKLTNLGLSDNYLFGDILRPFISHWTELTSLQLQNNHFTGDVPSEIGLLTNLNYLFLSSNTFSGSIPPEIGNLQNLMELDLADNNFFGAIPITIKNLTKLKILNLYFNDFNGTIPPAIGDLTSLENLDLNTNKLSGQLPESISNLSNLQVLSVFNNQLSGIIPMEVGQNSPGLSIVSFSNNSFSGELPPGLCSGSALIRFAVEGNDFSGPLPECLKNCSSLQRVRLEDNQFSGDISEAFGYHPDLIFISLGRNKFTGQLTPKWGQYEQLTNIQMDHNKISGHIPAELGNLTHLGVLDLDSNELTDEVPAELGRLGQLLKLSLRNNQLKGQIPRTIGNLVRLQVLDLSANTLSGNISEELGNCGNLLSLNLSNNNLSGNIPSELGNLKALQSLLDLSNNSLSGSIPSSLGQLNILETLNLSHNNLSGGIPSSLSGMYSLTNFSFSYNNLSGPIPSGDVFAKAPATAYIGNSGLCESAQGLSPCEATSSTSKSQNKRIKILVGVIVPVVSIIILATIIVGCLIFRKKTKKHDEESKATTFGNTESLVWEKEGRLTFGDIVKATDDFSEKHCIGRGGFGSVFRADLPDGQIVAVKKLNISDSTAIPPTNLLSFVNEIRTLTEVRHRNIIKLYGYCSLRGSVYLVYEYIEKGSLQKVLYDDREAPELHWATRVKIVQGIAHALAYLHHDCSPPIVHRDVSINNILLESEFETRLSDFGTAKLLNPDSSNWSTVAGSYGYMAPELALTMKVTEKSDVFSFGVVALEVMMGKHPGELISGAANSALHRNSDIYLKDVVDQRVSPPTGPIAEEVMFIVNIALACTRDDPETRPDMRFVAQELAAHTQAWLNFQSREDR; encoded by the exons ATGAAAACATCCCAAAAACCTTTCATTTTCTTGCTTCATATTCTTCTTTTTGCCTTGCTTCCATTTAAGATAGAGTCTTCTGCAAGAACAGAGGCAGAAGAACTGGTGAAATGGAAAAGATCAGGTTTGTCACCGGCTTCATCTCTTAATTCATGGTCACTAAACAATGTAAGAAGCCTCTGCAGATGGACGGGGATTAGATGCAACGCTGGTGGCTCGGTTTCTGCTATAAACTTATCAGATGCAAATCTTTCAGGCAGACTTGAAGTCATTGATTTTAGTTCTTTTCCAAGTCTCACCAGTTTCAATCTCAATGGAAATAATTTCGGCGGTTCGATACCGTCTAGCATTGGCAATCTATCCAGGATCACTTTCTTGGACCTCAGCAACAATTTATTCAATGGCATTATTCCACCAGAGATTGGGAATCTCAAGGAGATTGAGTACATTAGTTTGTATAATAACTCTCTCAATGGGATGGTTCCTTATCAAATCGGCAATTTTCGAAAGGTGAGATTCTTGGATTTTGGCTCGAATTTCTTGGAGTCTGGTGACTGGTCTAGAATCCGGGGATTCCCTTTGTTGACTCACCTGAGCCTTTTTGACAACTCACTTACCTTGGAATTTCCAGGTTTTATCTCCAGTTGTCCCAACCTCACTTTTCTTGATTTGTCAGTAAACAATTTCACTGGCCAAATCCCTGAATCAGTATTCAAGAATCTGCTCCAGCTTGAATATCTCATTCTCACTACCAATTCATTTCAGGGGTCTTTATTAGCAAATCTAACCAATCTTTCGAAGTTGAAAGATATTCGATTAGCTAACAACTTCTTCTCTGGCTCCATACCTGATTCCATTCACTTGATATCTGGTCTCCAaattcttgatctgtccaacaattCATTTAAAGGAAGTATTCCATCTTCTTTAGGCAATCTGAGGGAACTTGAGTATCTAGATCTCCAGATGAATGGCTTTAATTCCACAATCCCATTTGAGCTTGGTCAGTGTACTAACCTTACTTACTTGGCTTTGGCCGTTAATTCGCTCACCGGACCTTTACCTTCATCTTTTTCAAATTTGACCAAGTTAACCAATTTGGGATTGTCCGATAATTATCTCTTTGGAGATATCTTGCGCCCATTCATCAGCCACTGGACTGAATTAACATCATTGCAGCTTCAAAACAATCATTTCACCGGAGATGTTCCATCTGAAATAGGCTTGCTTACAAACCTCAATTATCTTTTTCTGTCCAGTAACACATTTTCAGGTTCCATTCCACCTGAGATTGGAAACCTGCAGAATTTAATGGAACTCGACCTTGCAGATAACAATTTTTTCGGCGCAATTCCCATAACAATCAAGAATCTCACCAAGCTCAAAATCCTAAACCTTTACTTCAATGATTTCAACGGAACCATCCCACCTGCGATTGGAGATTTAACATCACTTGAAAATCTTGATCTCAATACAAACAAGTTGAGTGGGCAGTTGCCAGAATCCATCTCCAACCTCAGTAATTTGCAGGTTCTCTCTGTGTTCAATAACCAACTTTCAGGAATCATTCCAATGGAGGTGGGACAAAATAGTCCTGGATTGAGCATTGTTAGCTTTTCAAATAATTCATTCTCTGGAGAACTGCCTCCTGGTCTATGCAGTGGCTCTGCTTTAATTCGTTTTGCAGTGGAGGGCAACGATTTTTCGGGTCCGTTGCCGGAATGTTTGAAGAATTGTTCAAGCCTTCAGAGAGTAAGGCTTGAAGACAACCAATTTTCTGGGGACATCTCTGAGGCATTTGGATATCATCCAGATCTTATATTCATCTCTCTCGGCAGAAACAAATTTACTGGCCAACTTACACCAAAATGGGGACAATATGAACAGCTTACCAATATTCAGATGGATCACAATAAAATTTCTGGACATATTCCAGCTGAGTTGGGGAATTTGACACATTTGGGTGTTCTTGATTTGGATTCAAATGAATTGACCGACGAAGTTCCTGCTGAATTGGGACGTTTAGGCCAACTGTTGAAGCTCAGTCTGAGGAACAATCAGTTGAAGGGACAAATTCCTCGAACTATTGGAAACTTGGTGCGGCTCCAAGTTCTTGATCTGTCAGCAAATACATTATCAGGAAACATTTCAGAAGAGCTTGGGAATTGTGGAAACTTGCTAAGCTTGAACTTGAGCAATAACAATTTATCAGGGAATATTCCATCTGAACTTGGAAATTTAAAGGCGTTACAATCACTTTTGGATCTTAGCAACAATTCATTGTCCGGGAGTATTCCGTCGAGTTTGGGACAGCTAAACATATTGGAGACTCTAAACCTGTCACATAACAACCTTTCAGGTGGAATTCCTTCATCATTATCTGGAATGTATAGCCTGACTAACTTCAGTTTCTCCTACAATAACCTATCTGGTCCGATTCCCTCCGGTGATGTATTCGCAAAAGCACCTGCCACAGCTTATATTGGTAACTCTGGCCTGTGTGAAAGTGCCCAAGGATTATCACCTTGTGAAGCCACTTCTTCAACTTCCAAGTCACAAAATAAGAGGATCAAGATTCTAGTTGGTGTCATTGTTCCAGTTGTCAGCATCATAATTTTGGCAACCATTATTGTTGGATGTCTTATCTTTAGGAAGAAAACGAAGAAACATGACGAAGAAAGTAAAGCTACAACCTTTGGAAATACTGAATCACTCGTTTGGGAAAAGGAAGGGAGACTCACATTTGGAGATATTGTCAAGGCGACTGACGATTTTAGCGAGAAGCATTGCATAGGTAGAGGAGGATTTGGAAGTGTTTTCAGAGCGGATTTGCCAGATGGACAGATTGTTGCAGTTAAGAAGCTCAATATCTCTGACTCTACTGCTATACCACCAACGAATCTCCTTAGTTTTGTGAATGAAATTCGAACATTGACAGAAGTAAGGCATAGGAACATAATTAAGCTTTATGGATATTGTTCTCTGAGAGGGTCAGTGTACCTGGTCTACGAGTATATAGAAAAAGGCAGCTTGCAAAAGGTTCTGTATGATGATAGGGAGGCACCAGAACTACACTGGGCTACGAGAGTGAAAATCGTCCAAGGAATAGCACATGCACTCGCCTATCTGCATCATGACTGCTCCCCACCTATCGTGCACCGCGACGTTTCAATAAACAACATTTTGTTGGAGTCGGAATTTGAAACAAGGCTCTCAGATTTTGGTACAGCAAAACTGCTGAATCCTGATTCATCAAACTGGTCCACAGTCGCCGGTTCCTACGGCTACATGGCACCAG AGCTGGCACTTACCATGAAAGTCACAGAGAAATCCGACGTATTCAGCTTCGGAGTGGTGGCATTGGAAGTCATGATGGGAAAGCATCCAGGAGAGCTCATATCCGGGGCGGCGAATTCAGCATTGCACCGCAACTCTGATATTTATTTGAAGGATGTGGTCGATCAACGCGTGTCACCCCCCACTGGCCCTATAGCAGAGGAAGTGATGTTCATAGTCAACATTGCATTAGCATGTACTAGAGATGATCCAGAGACAAGGCCAGACATGCGTTTTGTCGCGCAAGAACTAGCGGCTCATACTCAGGCTTGGCTTAACTTCCAGAGCCGCGAGGATCGATGA
- the LOC140888780 gene encoding uncharacterized protein, with amino-acid sequence MNCLVWNARGLGNQRAIRDLKRLIADKTHWPFTGFYGNPILSQRKLSWQLLRRLEGIHELKNLPWLIGGDFNEILFESEKMGGQRRSIVQMTAFSNVMEDCGLHDLGCTGDPFTWCNKHKGDEMLFARLDRFVCNLDWRMKYPSAGVKNLDFWGSHHRAVL; translated from the exons ATGAATTGCTTAGTTTGGAATGCACGGGGGCTTGGGAACCAACGTGCAATCCGAGATCTCAAGCGTCTTATCGCT GATAAGACTCATTGGCCATTCACTGGCTTTTATGGTAATCCTATTTTATCTCAGCGAAAATTATCTTGGCAGCTGCTCCGTCGATTGGAGGGTATTCATGAGCTCAAGAATCTACCTTGGCTAATTGGAGGAGATTTTAATGAAATTCTGTTTGAGTCAGAAAAAATGGGAGGCCAAAGACGTTCTATTGTTCAAATGACGGCTTTCTCAAATGTAATGGAAGATTGTGGACTACATGATCTTGGATGTACTGGGGATCCTTTTACTTGGTGTAATAAGCATAAAGGGGATGAGATGCTATTTGCCCGGTTAGATCGTTTTGTTTGTAATCTGGATTGGAGAATGAAGTATCCATCAGCGGGGGTTAAAAATCTGGATTTCTGGGGTTCACATCATAGGGCGGTCTTATAG